TCAtttaacctttttattttttcctctggaGTTATGGTCAAACTTTTCTTACCCCCTGGGCAGACATTTTTCCACTTATTCCTCCATAAATTCCTTACCCTCCATGGCGAACTTCCTGTCTCCCCCCTATTCCCCTGTGCCCAGTCCTTGATTTTGTCACCAAGAACTGTTCTACCAATCATTAAAGCGGCCGCGtccacttttccttcacattgCTGAATCCTGCCGTCCTCCATTCCACTACTCGTGTGCTTTCTTAGGTTCCCTTCTACCTTCTCCGAAACCTCCCCTATCACTTCATTCAACTTACAGTGATCCCCATAAATTTCAGATAAAGCAAGCATTCCCACAGTACAGCGAGAGAACCATTGATCTTCAGAGATGTTCTGCTCATACTCCACTTTCCTATTCGCTACTTCTGTTATACCACTCATAAAATAACGGATACCCATTAAACCGGTGCATAAATCTTTCTTATATTCCCTCTCGAAATTCTCTTCGTTAGTGTTCCCAGTAGTTACAGTCCACGCCATTTCTTTATGGCAGAGTGCATTTATTTCATTGGCCTCCGGCTTCGACAAGGACACTTGCAATTTGTTCCACGCTGCTTCCAAATCGCTCTTCAACTGTGCCTACAAAGGAAGAGTACACAAGggaacatatgtacatacatgtgtacctacgtatgtatatataggtatatata
This Plasmodium knowlesi strain H genome assembly, contig: PKNH_00_19, whole genome shotgun sequence DNA region includes the following protein-coding sequences:
- a CDS encoding SICAvar, type I (fragment), which codes for MASGNGLLKTWLEEEVKGLTAVQEPADKAQKITAQLKSDLEAAWNKLQVSLSKPEANEINALCHKEMAWTVTTGNTNEENFEREYKKDLCTGLMGIRYFMSGITEVANRKVEYEQNISEDQWFSRCTVGMLALSEIYGDHCKLNEVIGEVSEKVEGNLRKHTSSGMEDGRIQQCEGKVDAAALMIGRTVLGDKIKDWAQGNRGETGSSPWRVRNLWRNKWKNVCPGGKKSLTITPEEKIKRLNENKEKMTELMKLNDGAKSSNSGFTLSDVLINENAKLDENKLTEIFKDVIENANSGNTTSPNIAQAIMKNLEKATEERK